In Rhineura floridana isolate rRhiFlo1 chromosome 1, rRhiFlo1.hap2, whole genome shotgun sequence, the following proteins share a genomic window:
- the LOC133376911 gene encoding receptor-type tyrosine-protein phosphatase F-like, translated as MMISTTAMNTALINWHPPKELVGELLGYQLQFKHADEEKMKVMNFEKNVDHFTVTDLYKGATYIFKLAAKNRVGLGEELEKEITTAEEVPNGFPQNLRVVGLTTSTTKVTWNPPLLAERNGKITNYTVVYRDINSQQNLTNVTKETSITLTNLKPDTTYDIKVRAHASKGAGPLSPSIQSRTMPMEQVFAKNFRVSAVMKTSVLLSWEVPDSYKSEVPFKILYNGQTVEVDGHSMKKLINDLQPDTNYSFALTNRGSSAGALQHRVFIRTAPDVLQSKPISTYKYIHNGRFTLTLPKVQTSVPVRWYYIVVLPIDRTSNILASRLKSPDEMELDQVLLYNFSAKQDVETEA; from the exons ATGATGATCAGCACCACAGCCATGAACACAGCTCTGATCAATTGGCATCCACCTAAAGAATTGGTTGGGGAGCTGCTGGGCTACCAGCTACAGTTCAAACATGCTGATGAGGAGAAGATGAAAGTTATGAACTTTGagaagaatgttgatcacttcacTGTGACTGATCTTTACAAGGGTGCCACCTACATCTTCAAGTTGGCTGCCAAGAATAGGGTTGGTCTTGGGGAGGAGCTTGAGAAGGAAATCACTACTGCAGAGGAGGTGCCAAATGGCTTCCCTCAGAACCTGCGTGTGGTAGGCCTCACCACTTCTACCACTAAAGTGACCTGGAACCCTCCACTTCTGGCTGAAAGGAATGGAAAAATTACCAACTACACAGTAGTGTACCGAGACATTAACAGCCAGCAGAACCTGACCAATGTAACAAAGGAAACAAGCATCACTCTGACCAACCTTAAACCTGACACAACCTATGATATCAAAGTTAGAGCCCATGCTAGCAAGGGAGCTGGGCCTCTCAGCCCCAGCATTCAGTCTAGAACGATGCCAATGGAACAAG TGTTTGCAAAGAACTTTCGTGTCAGTGCTGTGATGAAAACTTCAGTTCTGCTTAGCTGGGAGGTTCCAGACTCTTACAAATCTGAAGTTCCTTTCAAG ATTCTGTACAATGGCCAGACAGTGGAGGTGGATGGCCACTCCATGAAGAAGCTGATTAATGacctgcagccagacacaaatTATTCCTTTGCACTCACAAACCGGGGAAGTAGTGCAGGAGCATTACAGCACCGGGTCTTCATCCGAACAgcacctgatgtcctccagagcAAGCCCATTTCCACATACAAATATATCCATAATGGACGGTTCACCCTCACTCTCCCCAAAGTGCAGACCTCTGTGCCAGTCAG GTGGTACTACATTGTGGTTCTGCCAATAGACCGCACAAGCAACATACTTGCCTCCAGGTTGAAGAGCCCAGATGAGATGGAACTGGACCAG GTTCTGTTGTATAACTTCTCTGCAAAACAAGATGTAGAAACTGAAGCTTAG